One genomic window of Syntrophorhabdus sp. includes the following:
- the modA gene encoding molybdate ABC transporter substrate-binding protein, with translation MKRKPVVIGTVLCLLLLFLGASLVSAQTLMIASGAGYKKPVTEAMKSFEKATGIKTDAAFGNIQMVASQSKQTGEISCIIGDKKFLTALGSTVTFVSYEPIGKGILVLAYRKGVSLDRVEDMASDKVKTVFMPEDKKAIYGIAGTEALKSYGYASKLAGKITQVATVPQVVSYLLAGEADAGFINLTEAMANKDRLGGYIVVPEDKYTEILIVAGVVKGFQNKPETKKFTDYLKTKEAKDIFGKYGVK, from the coding sequence ATGAAAAGAAAACCCGTTGTTATCGGAACGGTCCTGTGTCTTCTCCTTCTCTTCCTGGGCGCGTCCCTGGTGTCGGCCCAGACCCTGATGATCGCGTCGGGGGCCGGATACAAGAAGCCCGTCACGGAGGCGATGAAGTCCTTCGAAAAGGCCACCGGGATAAAGACGGACGCCGCCTTCGGGAACATCCAGATGGTGGCGAGCCAGTCGAAACAGACCGGCGAGATAAGCTGTATCATCGGCGACAAGAAATTCCTTACCGCCCTCGGTTCCACGGTAACATTTGTTTCCTATGAACCGATAGGAAAGGGCATTCTCGTCCTCGCCTACCGGAAGGGCGTGAGCCTTGACAGGGTGGAAGACATGGCGTCGGACAAAGTGAAGACGGTATTCATGCCGGAGGACAAGAAGGCCATCTACGGCATTGCGGGGACGGAAGCCCTGAAGTCCTATGGCTACGCATCAAAGCTCGCCGGCAAGATAACCCAGGTGGCCACCGTGCCCCAGGTCGTCTCCTACCTGCTGGCAGGAGAGGCGGACGCGGGGTTCATCAACCTCACCGAGGCCATGGCGAACAAGGACCGGTTGGGCGGCTATATCGTCGTGCCGGAAGACAAGTACACCGAGATACTCATTGTCGCCGGGGTGGTGAAAGGCTTTCAGAACAAGCCGGAAACGAAGAA
- a CDS encoding ATP-binding cassette domain-containing protein — MEIELSVRKRLFTATGEFPFTAELSICSGEMVSFFGPSGVGKTTMLRIIAGLTDAEEGFVRVGGQTWFDSKDGTNLPPRQRKVGFVFQEYALFPNMSVRENLRFAQPKADKKHIDELLGIFGLSNLQHRKPGFLSGGQNQRVAMARALARKPDLLLLDEPLSALDMEMRSTLQDEILEVHRLWGITTILVSHDLPEIFKLCNRVIGFRDGRVVDDGNPYDIFGRSKVSGKLQFVAEVLKVENEDIVDVLTLLIGNSPVKVAVCNNRQETFVPGDKALVISKAFNPIIQKLNSNGKGGN; from the coding sequence ATGGAGATTGAACTGTCGGTAAGGAAAAGGCTGTTCACGGCCACGGGAGAGTTTCCTTTCACCGCGGAGCTGAGCATCTGCTCCGGCGAGATGGTGTCTTTCTTCGGTCCGTCGGGTGTGGGCAAGACGACGATGCTGCGTATCATCGCAGGCCTGACCGATGCCGAGGAAGGGTTTGTCAGGGTTGGCGGACAGACGTGGTTCGATTCGAAGGACGGGACGAACCTGCCGCCTCGTCAGCGCAAGGTCGGGTTCGTGTTTCAGGAGTATGCCCTGTTTCCGAACATGAGCGTCCGTGAGAACCTGCGCTTCGCGCAGCCGAAGGCGGACAAGAAGCACATCGACGAACTGCTCGGCATCTTCGGGTTGTCGAATCTGCAGCACCGCAAGCCGGGGTTTCTTTCCGGTGGCCAGAACCAGAGAGTGGCTATGGCGCGGGCCCTGGCACGCAAGCCGGATCTCCTGCTCCTTGACGAGCCTCTCTCTGCCCTGGACATGGAGATGAGAAGCACCCTTCAGGACGAGATCCTGGAGGTCCACAGGCTGTGGGGGATCACGACGATCCTTGTCAGCCACGACCTGCCGGAGATATTCAAGCTGTGCAACCGGGTGATAGGGTTCAGGGATGGACGCGTCGTCGATGACGGCAATCCTTATGATATCTTCGGCCGAAGCAAGGTCAGCGGCAAACTGCAGTTCGTCGCGGAAGTGCTGAAGGTAGAGAATGAGGACATCGTGGACGTGCTGACCCTCCTTATCGGGAACTCGCCCGTGAAGGTCGCCGTGTGCAACAACCGGCAGGAGACGTTCGTACCTGGCGACAAGGCCCTCGTGATCTCCAAGGCCTTCAACCCCATCATTCAAAAACTGAATTCCAACGGAAAAGGAGGCAATTGA
- a CDS encoding TOBE domain-containing protein — protein MNILRGKISELTTSGNMTLVGIDVDGTRMTAIMIGTPGKVSYLRMSGDVELLFNEAAVSIGKMIGGQMSLNNQLDCTIERLVTGEILTQVILSFRGEHLTSLITTMSARRLDLKAGDRVTAFIKTNEVMLKEPDEAGNGD, from the coding sequence ATGAACATTTTGCGCGGGAAGATATCTGAGCTGACGACATCGGGGAACATGACGCTGGTGGGCATCGACGTGGATGGAACCAGGATGACGGCGATCATGATCGGAACGCCGGGAAAGGTCTCCTATCTGCGCATGTCGGGAGATGTTGAACTCCTGTTCAATGAAGCGGCGGTTTCGATAGGAAAGATGATCGGGGGGCAGATGAGCCTCAACAACCAGCTTGATTGCACCATCGAGAGGCTTGTGACGGGGGAGATATTGACGCAGGTGATACTGTCCTTCAGGGGTGAACACCTGACCTCCCTGATCACGACGATGTCGGCGAGGAGACTGGACCTTAAAGCGGGCGACCGCGTGACGGCCTTCATCAAGACGAACGAAGTGATGCTGAAGGAGCCGGACGAGGCAGGGAATGGAGATTGA